Proteins encoded in a region of the Oncorhynchus clarkii lewisi isolate Uvic-CL-2024 chromosome 18, UVic_Ocla_1.0, whole genome shotgun sequence genome:
- the LOC139373409 gene encoding adenylyl cyclase-associated protein 1-like isoform X1, with protein sequence MCRLSPGMAALASLVQRLEVAVSRLEAVSGGGGGGGSAGGSTGGSGVVAAYVEAYDAIITGSVGQYMTLSQQIGGDVQKHADMMKQAFSCQRQLLVTASGSQKPSDASLTALLTPVSKVIQQVQTFREQNRSSPLFNHLSAISESVPALGWVAMAPKPGPYVKEMQDAAQFYTNRVLKDYKEKDQKHVDWVKAYLSIWTELQNYIKQHHTTGLAWSKGGPVASAAHPAGVAPPPPGPPPPPMDFSGSSGGGGDQGPDTRNALFASLNKGADITKGLKHVPKDQMTHKNPNLRTQTGPVCTGPKPFSSPKTEATAAPSRTLPPVLELDGKKWKVENQEGVQGMVISDTELKQVVYAFKCNNSTLQIKGKINSITLDNCKKLGLVFDDVVGIVEVINCRDVKVQVLGKVPTISINKTDGCHVYLSKDSLECEIVSAKSSEMNVLVPGNDGDYTEIPVPEQFKTVWDGKKLVTTCTEIAG encoded by the exons ATGTGTCGTCTGTCCCCAGGAATGGCGGCGTTGGCAAGTCTGGTGCAGCGGCTGGAGGTGGCTGTTAGTCGTTTGGAGGCGGTGTCGGGCGGTGGAGGTGGCGGTGGCTCTGCTGGAGGCTCTACTGGAGGCTCTGGAG TCGTGGCAGCTTACGTGGAGGCCTATGATGCCATCATCACGGGCTCTGTTGGCCAGTACATGACCCTCAGCCAGCAGATAGGGGGCGACGTCCAGAAGCAT gcgGACATGATGAAGCAGGCGTTCTCATGTCAGAGACAGCTCCTTGTCACCGCCTCCGGCTCCCAGAAGCCATCTGAT GCATCCTTGACTGCTCTCCTGACCCCCGTCTCCAAAGTGATCCAGCAGGTGCAGACGTTCCGCGAGCAGAAccgctcctctcccctctttaaCCACCTCTCGGCCATCAGCGAAAGCGTGCCTGCCCTCGGCTGGGTCGCCATG GCTCCTAAGCCAGGTCCCTATGTGAAGGAGATGCAGGATGCTGCCCAGTTCTACACCAACCGGGTGCTCAAGGACTACAAGGAGAA GGACCAGAAGCATGTGGACTGGGTTAAGGCCTACCTGTCTATCTGGACTGAACTTCAGAACTACATCAAACAGCACCACACCACCGGACTGGCCTGGAGCAAGGGC GGTCCAGTAGCCTCGGCAGCTCACCCTGCCGGTGTTGCTCCACCTCCCCCcggccctcctccccctcccatgGACTTCAGCGGGTCGTCTGGCGGTGGCGGAGACCAGGGGCCCGACACCCGTAACGCCCTCTTCGCCTCCCTCAACAAGGGAGCTGACATCACCAAGG GCCTGAAGCACGTGCCCAAAGACCAAATGACTCACAAGAATCCCAACCTGAGGACCCAGACCGGTCCGGTGTGCACAGGGCCCAAGCCCTTCAGCTCTCCCAAGACAGAGGCCACCGCCGCCCCCTCTCGCACGCTGCCCCCCGTTCTGGAGCTTGACGGCAAAAAGTGGAAAGTG GAGAACCAAGAGGGTGTCCAGGGCATGGTGATCAGCGACACAGAGCTCAAGCAGGTGGTCTACGCCTTCAAGTGTAACAACAGCACCCTGCAGATCAAGGGCAAGATCAACTCCATCACTTTAG ACAACTGTAAGAAACTGGGTCTGGTCTTTGACGACGTCGTGGGCATCGTAGAGGTTATCAACTGCAGGGACGTCAAGGTTCAG GTCTTGGGCAAGGTTCCCACCATCTCCATCAACAAGACTGACGGTTGCCACGTGTACTTGAGCAAAGATTCGCTGGAGTGTGAGATCGTCAGCGCCAAGAGCTCAGAGATGAACGTGCTGGTACCTGGTAACGACGGAGACTAT ACTGAGATCCCTGTTCCTGAGCAGTTCAAGACTGTCtgggatggcaagaagcttgtcACCACTTGTACAGAGATCGCTGGATAG
- the LOC139373409 gene encoding adenylyl cyclase-associated protein 1-like isoform X2, protein MLHRMAALASLVQRLEVAVSRLEAVSGGGGGGGSAGGSTGGSGVVAAYVEAYDAIITGSVGQYMTLSQQIGGDVQKHADMMKQAFSCQRQLLVTASGSQKPSDASLTALLTPVSKVIQQVQTFREQNRSSPLFNHLSAISESVPALGWVAMAPKPGPYVKEMQDAAQFYTNRVLKDYKEKDQKHVDWVKAYLSIWTELQNYIKQHHTTGLAWSKGGPVASAAHPAGVAPPPPGPPPPPMDFSGSSGGGGDQGPDTRNALFASLNKGADITKGLKHVPKDQMTHKNPNLRTQTGPVCTGPKPFSSPKTEATAAPSRTLPPVLELDGKKWKVENQEGVQGMVISDTELKQVVYAFKCNNSTLQIKGKINSITLDNCKKLGLVFDDVVGIVEVINCRDVKVQVLGKVPTISINKTDGCHVYLSKDSLECEIVSAKSSEMNVLVPGNDGDYTEIPVPEQFKTVWDGKKLVTTCTEIAG, encoded by the exons atgcttcaca GAATGGCGGCGTTGGCAAGTCTGGTGCAGCGGCTGGAGGTGGCTGTTAGTCGTTTGGAGGCGGTGTCGGGCGGTGGAGGTGGCGGTGGCTCTGCTGGAGGCTCTACTGGAGGCTCTGGAG TCGTGGCAGCTTACGTGGAGGCCTATGATGCCATCATCACGGGCTCTGTTGGCCAGTACATGACCCTCAGCCAGCAGATAGGGGGCGACGTCCAGAAGCAT gcgGACATGATGAAGCAGGCGTTCTCATGTCAGAGACAGCTCCTTGTCACCGCCTCCGGCTCCCAGAAGCCATCTGAT GCATCCTTGACTGCTCTCCTGACCCCCGTCTCCAAAGTGATCCAGCAGGTGCAGACGTTCCGCGAGCAGAAccgctcctctcccctctttaaCCACCTCTCGGCCATCAGCGAAAGCGTGCCTGCCCTCGGCTGGGTCGCCATG GCTCCTAAGCCAGGTCCCTATGTGAAGGAGATGCAGGATGCTGCCCAGTTCTACACCAACCGGGTGCTCAAGGACTACAAGGAGAA GGACCAGAAGCATGTGGACTGGGTTAAGGCCTACCTGTCTATCTGGACTGAACTTCAGAACTACATCAAACAGCACCACACCACCGGACTGGCCTGGAGCAAGGGC GGTCCAGTAGCCTCGGCAGCTCACCCTGCCGGTGTTGCTCCACCTCCCCCcggccctcctccccctcccatgGACTTCAGCGGGTCGTCTGGCGGTGGCGGAGACCAGGGGCCCGACACCCGTAACGCCCTCTTCGCCTCCCTCAACAAGGGAGCTGACATCACCAAGG GCCTGAAGCACGTGCCCAAAGACCAAATGACTCACAAGAATCCCAACCTGAGGACCCAGACCGGTCCGGTGTGCACAGGGCCCAAGCCCTTCAGCTCTCCCAAGACAGAGGCCACCGCCGCCCCCTCTCGCACGCTGCCCCCCGTTCTGGAGCTTGACGGCAAAAAGTGGAAAGTG GAGAACCAAGAGGGTGTCCAGGGCATGGTGATCAGCGACACAGAGCTCAAGCAGGTGGTCTACGCCTTCAAGTGTAACAACAGCACCCTGCAGATCAAGGGCAAGATCAACTCCATCACTTTAG ACAACTGTAAGAAACTGGGTCTGGTCTTTGACGACGTCGTGGGCATCGTAGAGGTTATCAACTGCAGGGACGTCAAGGTTCAG GTCTTGGGCAAGGTTCCCACCATCTCCATCAACAAGACTGACGGTTGCCACGTGTACTTGAGCAAAGATTCGCTGGAGTGTGAGATCGTCAGCGCCAAGAGCTCAGAGATGAACGTGCTGGTACCTGGTAACGACGGAGACTAT ACTGAGATCCCTGTTCCTGAGCAGTTCAAGACTGTCtgggatggcaagaagcttgtcACCACTTGTACAGAGATCGCTGGATAG
- the LOC139373410 gene encoding palmitoyl-protein thioesterase 1 produces MTTLLRLLLGAGPLLSQLVLSPVHGSDNATLPLVMWHGMGDSCCNPLSMGSIKKMIEEAIPGIDVLSLMIGKTVIQDTENGFFMDVNEQVSMVCSQLAQDPKLKDGYNAMGFSQGGQFLRAVAQRCPSPPMKTLISVGGQQQGVYGLPRCPGESSHICDWIRKELNSGAYTDIVQKHLVQAQYWHDPLNDDLYKKHSLFLADINQERVVNETYKKNLQLLDKFVMVKFLQDSVVDPVDTEWFGFLKTGQAKETETLQESVLYKEDRLGLAAMEAAGKLDFLATEGDHLQFTDEWFNAKLVPYLR; encoded by the exons ATGACCACACTTCTCCGCTTGCTCCTGGGGGCTGGCCCCCTGCTGTCACAACTTGTCCTCAGCCCCGTACATGGATCTGACAATGCCACCCTCCCATTGGTTATGTGGCATGGAATGG GAGACAGCTGTTGCAACCCTCTCAGTATGGGCTCCATAAAGAAGATGATCGAGGAAGCCATCCCTGGCATTGACGTCCTGTCCCTGATGATTGGCAAGACTGTCATTCAG GACACAGAGAATGGTTTCTTCATGGAcgtcaatgagcaggtgtccatggTGTGCAGCCAGCTGGCCCAGGATCCCAAGCTGAAGGATGGCTACAATGCCATGGGCTTTTCCCAGGGAGGGCAGTTCCT GAGGGCAGTGGCGCAGCGCTGTCCATCTCCTCCAATGAAAACCCTGATCTCTGTTGGGGGACAACAACAAG GGGTGTATGGTCTCCCTAGATGCCCTGGAGAGAGCTCCCATATCTGTGACTGGATTCGCAAGGAACTCAACTCAGGGGCCTATACCGATATTGTGCAAAAACA CTTGGTGCAGGCACAGTACTGGCACGACCCGCTGAATGATGACCTGTACAAAAAACACAGCCTCTTCCTGGCTGATATCAATCAGGAGCGG GTGGTGAACGAGACTTACAAGAAGAACCTCCAACTGCTGGACAAGTTTGTGATGGTCAAGTTCTTGCAGGACAGCGTTGTTGATCCAGTTGACACCGAG TGGTTTGGTTTTCTGAAAACTGGTCAGGCGAAAGAGACCGAGACCCTTCAGGAGAGTGTCCTCTATAAAGAG GATCGTCTGGGACTGGCAGCGATGGAGGCAGCTGGGAAGCTGGATTTCCTGGCCACAGAAGGAGATCACCTTCAGTTCACCGATGAGTGGTTCAATGCCAAACTAGTGCCTTACCTGCGCTAA
- the LOC139373409 gene encoding adenylyl cyclase-associated protein 1-like isoform X3 — MAALASLVQRLEVAVSRLEAVSGGGGGGGSAGGSTGGSGVVAAYVEAYDAIITGSVGQYMTLSQQIGGDVQKHADMMKQAFSCQRQLLVTASGSQKPSDASLTALLTPVSKVIQQVQTFREQNRSSPLFNHLSAISESVPALGWVAMAPKPGPYVKEMQDAAQFYTNRVLKDYKEKDQKHVDWVKAYLSIWTELQNYIKQHHTTGLAWSKGGPVASAAHPAGVAPPPPGPPPPPMDFSGSSGGGGDQGPDTRNALFASLNKGADITKGLKHVPKDQMTHKNPNLRTQTGPVCTGPKPFSSPKTEATAAPSRTLPPVLELDGKKWKVENQEGVQGMVISDTELKQVVYAFKCNNSTLQIKGKINSITLDNCKKLGLVFDDVVGIVEVINCRDVKVQVLGKVPTISINKTDGCHVYLSKDSLECEIVSAKSSEMNVLVPGNDGDYTEIPVPEQFKTVWDGKKLVTTCTEIAG; from the exons ATGGCGGCGTTGGCAAGTCTGGTGCAGCGGCTGGAGGTGGCTGTTAGTCGTTTGGAGGCGGTGTCGGGCGGTGGAGGTGGCGGTGGCTCTGCTGGAGGCTCTACTGGAGGCTCTGGAG TCGTGGCAGCTTACGTGGAGGCCTATGATGCCATCATCACGGGCTCTGTTGGCCAGTACATGACCCTCAGCCAGCAGATAGGGGGCGACGTCCAGAAGCAT gcgGACATGATGAAGCAGGCGTTCTCATGTCAGAGACAGCTCCTTGTCACCGCCTCCGGCTCCCAGAAGCCATCTGAT GCATCCTTGACTGCTCTCCTGACCCCCGTCTCCAAAGTGATCCAGCAGGTGCAGACGTTCCGCGAGCAGAAccgctcctctcccctctttaaCCACCTCTCGGCCATCAGCGAAAGCGTGCCTGCCCTCGGCTGGGTCGCCATG GCTCCTAAGCCAGGTCCCTATGTGAAGGAGATGCAGGATGCTGCCCAGTTCTACACCAACCGGGTGCTCAAGGACTACAAGGAGAA GGACCAGAAGCATGTGGACTGGGTTAAGGCCTACCTGTCTATCTGGACTGAACTTCAGAACTACATCAAACAGCACCACACCACCGGACTGGCCTGGAGCAAGGGC GGTCCAGTAGCCTCGGCAGCTCACCCTGCCGGTGTTGCTCCACCTCCCCCcggccctcctccccctcccatgGACTTCAGCGGGTCGTCTGGCGGTGGCGGAGACCAGGGGCCCGACACCCGTAACGCCCTCTTCGCCTCCCTCAACAAGGGAGCTGACATCACCAAGG GCCTGAAGCACGTGCCCAAAGACCAAATGACTCACAAGAATCCCAACCTGAGGACCCAGACCGGTCCGGTGTGCACAGGGCCCAAGCCCTTCAGCTCTCCCAAGACAGAGGCCACCGCCGCCCCCTCTCGCACGCTGCCCCCCGTTCTGGAGCTTGACGGCAAAAAGTGGAAAGTG GAGAACCAAGAGGGTGTCCAGGGCATGGTGATCAGCGACACAGAGCTCAAGCAGGTGGTCTACGCCTTCAAGTGTAACAACAGCACCCTGCAGATCAAGGGCAAGATCAACTCCATCACTTTAG ACAACTGTAAGAAACTGGGTCTGGTCTTTGACGACGTCGTGGGCATCGTAGAGGTTATCAACTGCAGGGACGTCAAGGTTCAG GTCTTGGGCAAGGTTCCCACCATCTCCATCAACAAGACTGACGGTTGCCACGTGTACTTGAGCAAAGATTCGCTGGAGTGTGAGATCGTCAGCGCCAAGAGCTCAGAGATGAACGTGCTGGTACCTGGTAACGACGGAGACTAT ACTGAGATCCCTGTTCCTGAGCAGTTCAAGACTGTCtgggatggcaagaagcttgtcACCACTTGTACAGAGATCGCTGGATAG